In Aedes albopictus strain Foshan chromosome 3, AalbF5, whole genome shotgun sequence, the genomic window ataggcactttttggcagccgtggttcattatgtccagaatagaccaaaattgacttaacaatcgggtcggatgaggcactttgatatctgaagctattttaatagtaattttcaaagaaaatattcacaaatctcatacaacctttcgatattatttttagctcatacAAGTAGtacttctgaataaaaaaaacaagttaaataaatgtagactatttcaactgttagtgtcatttattttgaactacaaattttgaaagaggcaaAAGCCTctttctttgagtgatttcctcatctacgaaatctttctcaaaaaggcacaaaacctttttatcttttcaaaaaatcgttataatataaacttaaaactaaaggctcctccaaAAAAGTATCCATAAcagagccgtgatcttgatgccgATTTGTCAAGagatgaaccaaggtaatatgtctacgacgaaggaattttgaaaatcatggacaggaatcgataaccaatttcaataaaatatctgtgaagaattttcaccataacgtaagatttacaacctagactatctctaacagatactggctattcaatgtgatgtaacaatgtttcactcgttttattctatttttttattttcaacacaaaacttggAGAGGCAAtaattatattttcgcctttttagttttttaaccaaagttataatgttaacatagcaaatgaaaagtcaaccacagtgttagaaatgtagactatttcaacaagaatactattttgattaacaattattaatgtcgaaaagttttcgtgagttttcagtttgcattaaatgatttgtatgaaatttgtgaacattttctttgaaaaatgactattaaaatagcatcataaatcaaagtgccttatcagacccgattgttaagtcacttttggtctattctggacatgatgaaGTATtgcaattttgatagcacggctgccaaaaagtgcctattcaaaaaatattcaatagtgaaaatagtgaaaaaaattcaaaaaaaatggtttactggagcaattttcaattttacagagttggtgtcttcggcaagatagtgtattccagtagtatctacaaacttgtagtacatatcacgttgaagttttacgatataatcatggaaaagttcaaaaaactgattttgaggttgttttttaaactttcatattttctccataaaaatgaagtccaagctatatggtgtcttcagcaaagttacttgaaattacttgttctacaactttgctgaagacatctaccctctaaaaaaatattttgaaaaaatatttttttgctcgggttcaccctacagttttaccatacagtgaatatgcataaaaatagagaagatttttctgaacatatctgccaaagacacctatatgctaaaatgtcatctaacggctcttagaggttttgatcgtcttttttcagaatgatcccactgtgtggcgtcgctgccgaaacatctcttgctggcggagataggccgggctataagtgtcaaagcgaaaaagtatgcagtttgacagatagataccccgacatgtttgcgagcgagaacaaagggaacagcagcgacattcgtcctctatagtttattaactctattatacATATTGAACGTGTGACAGGCTATAAGATACTGTATGCCTAACAAGATGCCTaaagaagtcaagaaaatttcatttacgaaaagttcctggactgaacgggaatcgaacccgtcaccttcagcatgcatgctgaatattCACGCGTTTACAGCTGTGGATATAGGGGCCTATAACATTACATATTAGTAAAAATCAAATAAGGTACGAACGAAAAATCTTAACCTTAGCCTTCGTCATATCTCACGTTCGGAACGGATTTCTTCATCATGTTCTCGTTACTGCGCTTCTTATTGAAGTTTGGCTTAagtaaagtacgtcacgctaagaagggggggggggttctgaaaagtgtaacaagcaatgtattaagtataggaaaaacccgtacgaaggggggagggtggttgaaaattcccatgtttagcgtgacgtactaaatggatgccccctaagtgCCTGGCTTTGACGTGATACACACAAGCTTTAATTCACACAGCGTCGCCGCAACTGTGGGGTCCTGCGGGTGTTGTCCTGTGGGGTATGCGTTTGCATTGCGTGCTGCACacggtgcggtagcgttgcgttctcatgtgcatcctcccatttgattaTGTGTagctcaggacgcacttgcgtgcacacTGCGTGGACGCgcccgcccgtgtgcatcggctctttcTCGATGATTCGCTCCTGGCTGTGTGTGTGTAGCTTCTGAATAAACTGTAAGGTGGATTAGAAAAATACCATGTTAAATTTCTAACTATTGAGCTAAAGTTATGTAGCAACAAACCTTCTCTTCAAATTGCAAATCGACAGTGGATTTGAAATCTTGTCCGGCGTATACATCGTTACTCTTTGTGCTCTGTAAATAATAAATCCGTTAAAGCATTACACATTTCTACAATCCGCCAGCGGACTCACATTTTTTCGTCCATCACCAGCACGACCTCGCGTTGAGCCTCTTTAGGTCCAGTTTATTAAAATTGCCTCCTCAGGTTAGCGTGGCCGGAACTTCATCAATGAGCTTTCCCGGTGACTGCCCCGGAATTGTCTTTGCAGCGAGAGCTGGTGCATCGGGAACATCGGATGCAGATCTATAGGACACTGTCCTTGTTCGGCTTGTAGGTGGAAGGTTGGGATGTTGGCTTCCATTTCTCCCTCCTCGTCCTTGGCGTTGACGTAATTCCCCGACGAAGTTCTTCACCCATCATCATCTTCCTTCTTGCGGCCGAAAGGTAACACCGGAGGTTAACCACCCGATGCAGGCGCATTTTTCTGGTACATAGTCATTTTCTCCGCATCCACACAGCGGTATTTTCCTGGCTGAATCTTCCCTTTGTTGATtccggcagtttttttttcaacctgCAACAAAAAACAGACGGTgagaagttttgaagaaaattcccttTCTCTCATCCCAATCCGAAAAAAAACCTACTCACCTACAAGATTCCGATTTTCCGGTGTAGGGCTGCTTTTCCCTGCAGGAGTCAGGAATATCGTTAGGAATACCGACAGGTGGAACCCGGTTTTCCAAACTTGCGATGATGCGACGGTGAATGTTTTGCATGTTTTGTTTACGCGAGCAAAACTCGCCTAACATTTAATAGAGGCTTATACTCAAAATGCACTCGAAACTTGactcgaagtttttttttgtttcaatcaaATTCATAATATTTAGCTACATAAATCGCATTTGATATTATTGCTGCTCGTGCTCAACACTGAAACTAAGCGGtgtcaaaattatggaaaattgTAATATTGGAAAAGAACATAGGGATAtctaataataacaaaataatctaATGTTAATCTATtgtaacaatagaatcaaatgtttctCTATTGTTTGCCTATAGAAAATACTGTAACAATGAAATTTAATGTTGACCTATTGTTATTGATACACCGAATTGCATTTTTTAAATTCAGTTCACAATACAAAAACAATAGAAAACATGGTTAACataaaaatcttttgtttttgtaCTGTTTTTCCCATAGATtcaatggttcatttttatacgggCATGCAGTTCCGAAGCAACGATCAACCGAGCCGGTTGGTCTTCGGGCTCAGACAAGAAATCAAAGTTAAAATTAACTTAATACAAGAACTTAAACACTACAAAACctaataaaaacaataaattattTAAACAAAAATCATTTTAAAACATCCACCGATCCAAAGATTGGTGCCTAAAGACGAATTTCGTCAAAAACATCTAAAATAAACGGGTTAAAACCGCACATTCAAATCGGCTGGTCGTCAGCCGAACTGACAGAACACGTTACGACAAGACTTGGCAGTATAGTCTTTCAGTAGACTGGCCAACCTtgaggaaaaagaagaagaagattcggccatgcagagtcaccattctgtccgacatgcccaaacaacgagaagacaccggagcacgtgatattcgactgtccgcgatttgaagaagtaaAGAAGTACGTGGcgacatgctagcgagcgctgctggaaatTTGAGTCCGCCCGCATAGCAAAATACAGTTTGCCAAAACATCCAAACAGTAAGCGTCTTCCATCTGGTGATGTTAACGTATCACAAATGGTTGCCTCTGTGTTGAACAATATGAAGCCTAACGCTTTAAGTGTAGTACGCACCtcaaaagtactgtggaaaaggataggacaagaaacggtcaagaaatgatttcgttgtcaatatttcttgagcggtccgcagctgaaaagaaattaaaattgtgtaacgctcgtaacgcctgccgggcaaatcaaatggagctgtcacttttccttgcggaaaaatattccgttcaattattcctcaaggaaaagtgacattttttcccatactaatcagatgtcaaaattcctttggtaattagagggatttttttctggagtgcttttcttaccaggtgcatacTAGACTTTATATTATAAAAAACGGCTAACGAAGTTCATACCAGATTGTAACACTATGTTATACTGTTCAGTTTATGTAAACTGATATGGAAACATAAAATTGTGTTAAATGGTTGAATTAAAGCCTTACTCTATGTGAAAAGGTAGGTTTGAATATTTGCAGTTGACACTTACACACGCTCGTCCCACTGTGTGAAACAATGTTTCAACAATTTGTCAAACTGTTGCGTATAGTTGTATTTGTTTTGGATTAAATATTGACCGAAAATAAAATAAGAGGCAGTTTAGTTTTTCTTATGTTATTGTTATGGTAGTCGCTTTTTTTCGCGTGTTAAATGCTCGAACTTCCGCTAAGGAACGCCGAAAAAAGCTGATTTTCCGTTCAGCAATCAGGAAGGTTACTTTCGACGCTCTTCGCTCACACATCGCAGCGGTGGAACCCGATCGGAGCTGCTTTTATTTACCACCGTCCACCAGCGCAACGGAGTTTGATCAACCCCAAGATCAACCCACAAGCAGATCCAGCCGATCCCACACCCAGTTCATTAGGTACAGCAAATGGAATCGTATCGCGGTCCGGATTGCGACCTAGCAGCGATGATTGTGATGAACAGGCGGTTTCCGGAGTTTTCAACTAGAGTGTTTAAGCATTCACAGGTAAACTAACGAAAATTCCAATCCCTTCTAACAACAATCCCCGCTACGTTTTctaatttcaacttttttttcattGCGCAGCGTACCCCAACACCCACGACATTGAGGCATCACCGCAAGGTAATAATTATTGATGGCATGGCAGTTATCAATCGCATTTTCACCGAAACCGAAACGACACTGGTGCACGTAAGGATTCATCCTATGCGAGGTGCAGTTTATTTCATCAGTTTACTGGTCGTCGGATGGGATGATGTGAAACAAAGTGAGAAGCATTTGCCGAGAATTAAATTGGCCCGGCCATCTGTCCTGCTGTGATCCTGCAATAGGTGGAAAGGACTACCGCCACCGAATATCCGCCTCCTTGGAAAATTAAGACTCAAAACATACAAGAAGAAAGATCTAGTGCAGTAGTAGAAAAATAGGATCTCTTTCTTAAATAGTTCCGGAGACAAATTTACATTCGGAGGCacacactgccgtgtgcagcatagtatcCCATTCTTATAGGGATAGGGATATAGGGAATCCCTATAGGGATTCTCATAGAACGTGGGGCAACTATGCTGCTCACGGCAGCACAGTGGTCCAAAATCCTACGTACTTGGTTGAGTACCTGAACTTGTATCTGAACTAAAAGACCGCGTGAGGAGcgataattgggttgtttagtgaattaaatattgcctttttctttagtctaatcgaaagagctgatttttctgagtataacgtgattttattgcgttccgattcctttgttttgatggttaaataaacaaaccagttttaatttccgtggctagaatgacagttcaatcgataaagtgacagttcgccccgaacaaaaaaatttccccatacaaactttaaatgatttttaaaaatagttcccgggcacctaaaatgatgaaattttggatttcgactaatttttggacggagattccgattatgcaataatctggatacccctgaaGAACCCAATTGCACTAAAACACATCATTTTGTAACTATTATTCATGCGAGTATTCATGTTAATTTATTTCAAATCTATGCTTGAAAGCTTTTGTAACTGAAAATCGATAAATAAATAACGAAAGTTTGATAGATAGCCGAAAtttgttttttcttattttaCATGAAGAAAGTTAAATATATAAAGTAAACCAGAGTCTAACAATACAGTATACTGTTCATTTGACCTTATAGTACAATACATGAACAGCATCTTgcattgttaaaattttcttaaaaatttacgGTTTAACAGCTTTGAAACTATTTGGCTTACAATTGACCGTGCAAAAAATGGATAATATGTCTACACTATGACATACAGttttgcgaaaattttgttcgaggaaaatgctgattttttattgtaacctaacttaaccgcctattcaccATATTGTGATTTGGCCCATTACAATATGCCAAATGGGTTACTACAATATACTCACACTACCACATACTGTGGAGACGTATTACATGTGATATTGTTTAGGCATTGTAACAAACTGTTGTGAACAATATGTGAGATAGTACACTTACAGTTTACGATTATGCGGGCGAGTTTGAGTCCCAACAACGTTGTAGCGAGAATGTGTGTCATGACGCAGGACTGCAGGACGAcaccgtatggaatgcggtgaacagagcggtcacgcggatcaagtcagctctccagcggagatggcgcgaagaccaaagagtattgggtcgcgatcggagtaggcttgatccaccgccggggacttgatcgagtcgtccgttgcgtagtaccaGTTTTAGGTCGTCGGGGtaccggtgaaccggaagtctaccaccaatcggaatcgccgggtcgacttcggcaccttactggtcgggatgtaaacatcggtgtcgagagaacttccaccgtcggggtctttgtctgtcggagtaggctaggtccgtccaccgccgggactagaccgagtaaaccgcgaaaaagcaccggtacTTAGTCGcctttgaaccggaagccagtctccaaccggaatcggagaaccgaccttggcaccagcctggggagtatcggtaacggaagaagtttcaatgTCGAGGAACTCTTCATCGGGAAGGGTAGATCCACcatcggggactatccgagtcgtgcgcgaaaagctggagtgctaaatggcacacgaGTAGCACCGGGAGAGAACTGTTCTTCGGAGCAAGTTAGCAGCATCCGAACGGCTTAGcgtatagaataacaaatttggtgtatgtttgttctaactgtgtcgctgaatggcgataacATAGGTACGAACACTAGAACGATtacaataacaaatttagaagcgacaaaatgtgcctGAGCTCAGAaaaagaagagcgcatgagcgctagtatgggacacgcttgtatggaaaaaataaatcctcgctccagtcgactttttactAATACCACTGAGAACAGACGTATATCTTTGCTTTCtgtcttgtgtaaaactttgtaacggtcatatcaaagtaagtggttatgctcccgttgcgtggcgctagcgtcctaTCACTTGCATTGTTgcgttgtcatttttgtttccagtgctcgccgtttttgaccgtttggcgctcgtgtcgttttgtgggctagtgtattttaacgatgaacaatgccatcgtgtggtcaaattgactttatatgtggggcagcctccgttggtggcgttgaggtacacttgaatcctttacacacgatttcgacgtatttttgttagagcttaaacgtctgttctctgtgctaatattgtctatccggttggaatcaggacagacattcaatcaaaaattgccatttccttggaccacaagtgtcgcatctgtttcgcatctagtgcgctgtgttgcagacaacaacgggaaggatgcgcactgcttttaacatgattcaaaaacgtcgcgagttgagtcgcgtcgcgacttgattgtgcgaagtccggtttggtggcggcccgacaatactactaataaaacaaaacaaaaagccgttcgttggatcactaatcggtaataaatcaataactttttctacaagcatccaatcgttttgcggttttCGAAGCAAAGTTTCACaagtgatttttctacaagaagcgttgaacaatttgaattaaggagacaaagggcgacctatgggattttttatctgaaagtttaacttttcccatagaaaatcctatgaaaactttgaactgcttgcgctaaattatagtttcaccgattgcgctgaaattttgcacagttcatatgggacctaaatggaatcaaaaaagtcgactggagcgagaatttgatgtttgtcccatactaatgagcgcattgccccccctaaagcagtcgcatcagtggtaccagggggatcgaggcatgtAGCAGTTTTTCCAATCGATTTTCTCTGCTGAGGGAGATAGGGaggaaaaacacacacacacacacacacacacacacacacacacacacatacatacacacacacacacacacacacacacacacacacacacacacacacacacacacacacacacacacacacacacacacacacacacacacacacacacacacacacacacacacacacacacacacacacacacacacacacacacacacacacacacacacacaccgagacacacacacacacacacacacacacacacacacatacatacagacattcGCAGacatttctagcgtaacatttgatttgaaaagggcctatctgcaatatgtaaacaaacccgaTTTTTCACTATTCCTATCTACCTAAGCTATCCCATAACATCTTAATAAATGAGAAAAGAGCTATTTACccgttttaaaataaattttaaaagggcctatctgaaattgaataatcttttagggcctaactgcattcaaaagggcctaactgaaaattacctttcaaatcagataagcccttttgtaaattttcattatttttcatattttccaataattttagtAGTTCTTTAACTTTCCTGGAATTATAGataaaaataaatccaaaatattttaaattagctaaaattaagaaaaaataaaagggcctaactgaaacaGATAAGCCCTTttgtaaatttgggttattttccatgtttttcaataattttgagtagctctttaactttccttgaattgtcgaaaataataatccagaataattaaaattagctaaaaataaggaaaaaataaaagggcctagCTGATTTTTAGATTGTTaaagggcctatctgccgttCATATTCAAAATACATTATTTATGAATTTTTTGCTATTTGTATGAAGCCAATAATGCACAGTACCATAAAGTAGATTCCCATACGTGTCAATAGATGGAATAAAACACTAATGGAACTAAACACTAATGGAATAAATAACTAATCTGGGAGGTAATCTTCTCATgcgattttctcaatgtttacgttttgcagATAGGCCATTTTCAAAAGTTACGCTAGATTTGCTCATGACtgcagttcgtcgagctgagttgagcTGAGCTGAATATatatgactcggccctgcgggcctcggatcgaaagtcgggttTTCGAGCGttttttatacccttcttatgggtgtaagaataAGGATTACAATGTTACGATTTTTAGAGAAATGGTTGATCGGGAAATAGCCTGACAGTGTCGCTCCCCTTATAAGAACCTGTTGGGATAAGTTTTTATAGCGTGCGTCCTTAATAGCTAATGGGACTGATTCCAATCCAGATTAATTGTCAAACTTCGGATTAACTTCGTGTTCGCTCCAAACAAGCGACGAGTAGTAAATATCTCGCAGTGGTGGCTGGCGTGCAAAAAGCGCAAAAAAGTGCTAAGATTTTTACAGATTCTAGTGAAAACGAACAGGAAATCGAAAAATGTCCAGTGAGTCGGATACCAGCGGCGATGAaggagatttctctgaaaacgaAAAGCCACTGGCAGGTGCGACCGAGTATTCCTCGGTACGCATATACACCGAACAGGATATGTTCCCCACGAAGATAGATCCTTTGTGTGAGATTCCCGATTGGCCACTGGCCACTTACTGGCCGGTGTTTTTGGGGGGCTTCCGGGTCGAATCTTGGATCGAATCGACGTGGAGTGTGCAGATTTCCAACTATTTCGCCTGCCGGGGTCTTCTGACCAGGATGATGGTTTTCCCTCGCAGTCGCGATGATATTTTCGAAAAATACCAGCAAAATGTTCTCATGCTGGATGCGCTGGTGTACTTCACTTCGAAAGAGGATGCCAAGCGTGCGGTGGCTACCTGCCACCACCAGTTCTACTACGGATACCGGCTGAATGTCCTGCCGGGTCGATTTCCACTGTACTACGATCCGGTGAGAACCATCCGATTTCACAAGGTTGGCGTCGACCGAGTGGTGGAACGCATCGTATTGCGCAGCCTGTCGAAGTTTGGCGATATCGACTTCCTGGCGAGATACCCTAGGGATGACGTCGTAGTGGAGTTCGCTTCGGTCGAGGATATGCTGTGCGCACTGCGTAATCAGAAGCGGTAAGAGTTTTTTATcgattgatttgttgaaacacaaaaatatgttaataatatgtatctattttatttttcgcCAGTTTGAGACCGCAAGAAGTGACGGGACCAACCCAGAAGCAACGCTTCGTCGAGCAGGACGTAATCCGAGACATCCAGGATGCCATGAGACAAAACTACGGCTTCATGACTATGCAACCGGAAATGGAGGTTCTGGTGCAGCTGTTCACGGGACAGCAGCCAAACGTGAACACGTTATGGAATACGCAAAGGTACGTGTTCGTCTGTAATTGTGGGTAGATGTGTAAGAGACAGTGGTTCTATCAGGCAGTCTGGAACAATTTGTTTAAGCAAACTAACAATAACTATCTAGATAGATCTATTGTCTAATAATCATATTGTGTATGCCTAAGTTTCACCCATTTCTTTCGTCTTTTGTCTATCTTTCAGGCCCCTCAAGACTCGCTTCTCGGAGAagcgaaaatattttaaaaagagAAGATTAAATGGTTCTAAGTATAGCAAACACCGTTGGGAAGCACAGAACGTGATTGAAACTAAtaaaatacttcaaaagcatgGTCTTCCTCCAATCTCAGGGCAGAACATCAGTGGGTAAGTAATTGATTGAATTGTTATTCAAATGAAGGACAGAGCAGAAAACTATTTTTGCAATTCCTAATCATAATTGGCAAGTTTACTCCATAGTAATGTGTAGCTTAACGGCCTACATTTCCTTGTGTGTAGAAGTGTTGCATAATGAAGCACACTATGCAACAGAAAATTGTTGCGTAATGATATTTATGCAACACTTTTCTGTGCCCGAGTATAACCTGTTAAAGAGATCTATTAATGATGTACGCCTTTTTCGTCGCTTCTAACGCCGCCTCTACGTCTATTGTGCAGTTCAAATCTGAATTATTCGTTCTACGCATAGTTAACCCaagttgaaaaacttgaaactgagaaataACGCGATTAAAGTTCCAAAATGTTTTTGCTTTCTTTCGACAAAGCGATGcaacaaatttaattttagttttCATAGTATTGTGAGAACAATCGGATGTTGCCTCAgtgtacgcgcagaatctcgaggccgcgttgacagacgagggcgagctcgatgaggcccctctagaggactgctggagtacagtgaaagcagccatcaacgacgcagccgagggcaccatcgggtacgtggaacggaatcgacggaacgaatggttcgacgaggagtgcagaacggttttggagcagaagaacgcagcgcgggcggtaatgctgcagcaagggacccgacagaacgtggaacggttcaaacagaagcggaaacagcagacccgcctctttcgggagaaaaagcgccgtctggaagaagcagagtgcgaagaaatggaactgctgtgccgttcccaagaaacacggaagttctatcagaagcccaacgcat contains:
- the LOC109410433 gene encoding uncharacterized protein LOC109410433 isoform X2 — translated: MSSESDTSGDEGDFSENEKPLAGATEYSSVRIYTEQDMFPTKIDPLCEIPDWPLATYWPVFLGGFRVESWIESTWSVQISNYFACRGLLTRMMVFPRSRDDIFEKYQQNVLMLDALVYFTSKEDAKRAVATCHHQFYYGYRLNVLPGRFPLYYDPVRTIRFHKVGVDRVVERIVLRSLSKFGDIDFLARYPRDDVVVEFASVEDMLCALRNQKRLRPQEVTGPTQKQRFVEQDVIRDIQDAMRQNYGFMTMQPEMEVLVQLFTGQQPNVNTLWNTQRPLKTRFSEKRKYFKKRRLNGSKYSKHRWEAQNVIETNKILQKHGLPPISGQNISGRMPKMTKGQKRQYRANKAKETQNWKRKFKNIKKMKTEPDADVSDARYYDSAFDNVKIKIEPGSSQDPGYGNSALAFVDRTPSTFKIKSEPGSSGYQMNNDTSEMMTPSTSSGRGKKRNRKRKRNPYDKNPPNETDHHQQPPVVDRGKLVWRNPNMVCNHCGKPGHFRENCFHLRR
- the LOC109410433 gene encoding uncharacterized protein LOC109410433 isoform X4, which codes for MSSESDTSGDEGDFSENEKPLAGATEYSSVRIYTEQDMFPTKIDPLCEIPDWPLATYWPVFLGGFRVESWIESTWSVQISNYFACRGLLTRMMVFPRSRDDIFEKYQQNVLMLDALVYFTSKEDAKRAVATCHHQFYYGYRLNVLPGRFPLYYDPVRTIRFHKVGVDRVVERIVLRSLSKFGDIDFLARYPRDDVVVEFASVEDMLCALRNQKRLRPQEVTGPTQKQRFVEQDVIRDIQDAMRQNYGFMTMQPEMEVLVQLFTGQQPNVNTLWNTQRPLKTRFSEKRKYFKKRRLNGSKYSKHRWEAQNVIETNKILQKHGLPPISGQNISGRMPKMTKGQKRQYRANKAKETQNWKRKFKNIKKMKTEPDADVSDARYYDRTPSTFKIKSEPGSSGYQMNNDTSEMMTPSTSSGRGKKRNRKRKRNPYDKNPPNETDHHQQPPVVDRGKLVWRNPNMVCNHCGKPGHFRENCFHLRR
- the LOC109410433 gene encoding uncharacterized protein LOC109410433 isoform X3 is translated as MSSESDTSGDEGDFSENEKPLAGATEYSSVRIYTEQDMFPTKIDPLCEIPDWPLATYWPVFLGGFRVESWIESTWSVQISNYFACRGLLTRMMVFPRSRDDIFEKYQQNVLMLDALVYFTSKEDAKRAVATCHHQFYYGYRLNVLPGRFPLYYDPVRTIRFHKVGVDRVVERIVLRSLSKFGDIDFLARYPRDDVVVEFASVEDMLCALRNQKRLRPQEVTGPTQKQRFVEQDVIRDIQDAMRQNYGFMTMQPEMEVLVQLFTGQQPNVNTLWNTQRPLKTRFSEKRKYFKKRRLNGSKYSKHRWEAQNVIETNKILQKHGLPPISGQNISGRMPKMTKGQKRQYRANKAKETQNWKRKFKNIKKMKTEPDADVSDARYYDRTPSTFKIKSEPGSSGYQMNNDTSEMMTYDNEWPSTSSGRGKKRNRKRKRNPYDKNPPNETDHHQQPPVVDRGKLVWRNPNMVCNHCGKPGHFRENCFHLRR
- the LOC109410433 gene encoding uncharacterized protein LOC109410433 isoform X1; the encoded protein is MSSESDTSGDEGDFSENEKPLAGATEYSSVRIYTEQDMFPTKIDPLCEIPDWPLATYWPVFLGGFRVESWIESTWSVQISNYFACRGLLTRMMVFPRSRDDIFEKYQQNVLMLDALVYFTSKEDAKRAVATCHHQFYYGYRLNVLPGRFPLYYDPVRTIRFHKVGVDRVVERIVLRSLSKFGDIDFLARYPRDDVVVEFASVEDMLCALRNQKRLRPQEVTGPTQKQRFVEQDVIRDIQDAMRQNYGFMTMQPEMEVLVQLFTGQQPNVNTLWNTQRPLKTRFSEKRKYFKKRRLNGSKYSKHRWEAQNVIETNKILQKHGLPPISGQNISGRMPKMTKGQKRQYRANKAKETQNWKRKFKNIKKMKTEPDADVSDARYYDSAFDNVKIKIEPGSSQDPGYGNSALAFVDRTPSTFKIKSEPGSSGYQMNNDTSEMMTYDNEWPSTSSGRGKKRNRKRKRNPYDKNPPNETDHHQQPPVVDRGKLVWRNPNMVCNHCGKPGHFRENCFHLRR
- the LOC109410433 gene encoding uncharacterized protein LOC109410433 isoform X5, which translates into the protein MSSESDTSGDEGDFSENEKPLAGATEYSSVRIYTEQDMFPTKIDPLCEIPDWPLATYWPVFLGGFRVESWIESTWSVQISNYFACRGLLTRMMVFPRSRDDIFEKYQQNVLMLDALVYFTSKEDAKRAVATCHHQFYYGYRLNVLPGRFPLYYDPVRTIRFHKVGVDRVVERIVLRSLSKFGDIDFLARYPRDDVVVEFASVEDMLCALRNQKRLRPQEVTGPTQKQRFVEQDVIRDIQDAMRQNYGFMTMQPEMEVLVQLFTGQQPNVNTLWNTQRRMPKMTKGQKRQYRANKAKETQNWKRKFKNIKKMKTEPDADVSDARYYDSAFDNVKIKIEPGSSQDPGYGNSALAFVDRTPSTFKIKSEPGSSGYQMNNDTSEMMTYDNEWPSTSSGRGKKRNRKRKRNPYDKNPPNETDHHQQPPVVDRGKLVWRNPNMVCNHCGKPGHFRENCFHLRR